A region from the Triticum urartu cultivar G1812 chromosome 1, Tu2.1, whole genome shotgun sequence genome encodes:
- the LOC125532562 gene encoding uncharacterized protein LOC125532562, producing the protein MRYTKRCVDRLKLQDTANILTVKIVSSDKGFPIDVYGTIIARDSIDHKCMYLFNRTGDNCQPIKSRDENLILTGPGRDLVLLDFIYLEIDLKIKVGEEPLSEQISKGLLMIDGRVLPRDEKVAVAHQTLESWFSVVDVRYATLLNAIEGTFEIKLLEGSFCGKIVAGIEGIEPRISLVVLLLLLENGKLNSHHDTVVKRKGRSLVIWWQLTVGVKNMGSNTGGVSDPHAFNLYSIKRIGDELSHQLEAVPMKLMLRDAEVLNWGAAGEVVQYQSF; encoded by the exons ATGCGATACACCAAGAGGTGTGTAGATCGTTTGAAACTCCAAGACACTGCAAACATACTTACTGTCAAGATAGTCTCCTCGGATAAAGGCTTCCCAATCGATGTGTATGGCACTATCATCGCTAGAGACAGCATCGACCACAAGTGCATGTACCTCTTTAACCGCACCGGGGACAATTGCCAACCTATCAAGTCAAGG GATGAAAATTTGATCTTAACTGGCCCAGGTCGAGATCTGGTATTACTTGATTTCATATATCTGGAGATAGATCTTAAAATCAAGGTTGGTGAAGAGCCTCTAAGCGAGCAAATCAGCAAGGGTTTGCTTATGATTGATGGACGAGTTCTGCCTAGAGACGAAAAGGTTGCTGTTGCACATCAAACTCTTGAGAGCTGGTTTAGTGTTGTGGACGTGAGGTATGCAACTCTTCTTAATGCTATCGAGGGTACGTTCGAGATCAAGTTACTCGAGGGAAGTTTTTGTGGAAAGATCGTGGCTGGCATAGAGGGCATTGAGCCTAGGATT TCCCTGGtggtgctgctgctgctactaGAGAATGGGAAGTTGAATTCACACCATGACACCGTGGTGAAGAGAAAAGGGAGATCTCTTGTG ATCTGGTGGCAG CTGACTGTGGGGGTGAAAAACATGGGAAGTAACACTGGAGGTGTTTCTGATCCCCATGCATTTAACCTCTATT CTATCAAGCGGATTGGGGACGAGCTTTCACACCAACTTGAGGCGGTGCCGATGAAGTTGATGCTACGTGATGCTGAAGTGCTGAACTGGGGAGCTGCTGGCGAGGTGGTGCAATACCAGTCTTTCTGA
- the LOC125532561 gene encoding uncharacterized protein LOC125532561 gives MKRRNRAGLDRGRRLRVSFIGLGGDGDGDGGELGFMACVGEEELSWEDLFFNKAAMLAAAQEEGEAEKEKAREAEEKARKAAENRRRRLAHQQVMASILEHDPKTKRKVYTRYSFNDFSVFDINAESPIPPMRYTKRCVDRLKLQDTANILTVKIVSSDKGFPIDVYGTIIARDSIDHKCMYLFNRTGDNCQPIKSRDENLILTGPGRGLVLLDFIYLEIDLKIKVGEEPLSEQISKGLLMIDGRVLPRDEKVAVAHQTLESWFSVVDVRYATLLNAIEGTFEIKLLEGSFCGKIVAGIEGIEPRIVIYNSEEDGVVSCEDRAVITLRRRVMTLRLNGMLTFGFAVPGGAAAATREWEVEFTPRHRGEEKREISCGTAKLQVKVFWSMLDYRP, from the exons ATGAAAAGGAGGAATCGGGCAGGCCTCGACCGTGGACGGCGACTTAGGGTTAGCTTCATCGGCCTtggaggcgacggcgacggcgacggcggggaATTGGGATTCATGGCGTGCGTAGGGGAGGAGGAGTTGAGTTGGGAGGACCTCTTCTTTAACAAGGCGGCGATGCTGGCCGCGGCgcaggaggagggggaggcggagAAGGAGAAGGCGCGGGAGGCAGAGGAGAAGGCGCGGAAGGCGGCGGAGAACCGGCGGCGACGCCTAGCGCACCAGCAGGTCATGGCATCCATCCTGGAGCATGACCCCAAGACGAAGCGCAAGGTCTACACCCGCTACTCCTTCAACGACTTCTCGGTCTTCGACATCAACGCCGAGT CGCCTATCCCTCCAATGCGATACACCAAGAGGTGTGTAGATCGTTTGAAACTCCAAGACACTGCAAACATACTTACTGTCAAGATAGTCTCCTCGGATAAAGGCTTCCCAATCGATGTGTATGGCACTATCATCGCTAGAGACAGCATCGACCACAAGTGCATGTACCTCTTTAACCGCACCGGGGACAATTGCCAACCTATCAAGTCAAGG GATGAAAATTTGATCTTAACTGGCCCAGGTCGAGGTCTGGTATTACTTGATTTCATATATCTGGAGATAGATCTTAAAATCAAGGTTGGTGAAGAGCCTCTAAGCGAGCAAATCAGCAAGGGTTTGCTTATGATTGATGGACGAGTTCTGCCTAGAGACGAAAAGGTTGCTGTTGCACATCAAACTCTTGAGAGCTGGTTTAGTGTTGTGGACGTGAGGTATGCAACTCTTCTTAATGCTATCGAGGGTACGTTCGAGATCAAGTTACTCGAGGGAAGTTTTTGTGGAAAGATCGTGGCTGGCATAGAGGGCATTGAGCCTAGGATTGTGATTTATAATAGCGAGGAAGACGGTGTGGTGTCTTGTGAAGACCGTGCAGTTATCACACTCCGGCGGCGTGTCATGACCCTCCGTCTGAATGGTATGCTCACATTTGGCTTTGCAGTCCCTGGtggtgctgctgctgctactaGAGAATGGGAAGTTGAATTCACACCACGACACCGTGGTGAAGAGAAAAGGGAGATCTCTTGTGGTACTGCCAAGCTTCAAGTGAAGGTCTTTTGGTCCATGCTGGACTATAGGCCGTAA
- the LOC125543050 gene encoding disease resistance protein RGA5-like isoform X2: MEGAVAGAVVTGAMRTLLPKLAALLGKKYKLSRGVEKQISSMKDEMSSMNALLLKLSGVEDLDVQDKEWRDKVRELSYDMEDCIDIFRHELDGGTAKGWYKRRLKKLKSRYKIGKRIEELKAQALYADPGTLVGIDGPKGKLVELLRMEENAPQLKVVSVVGFGGMGKTTLTKQVYEKIRRDFDCTAFVSVSQNPSMVKVLSDIHKGVWSWVPSSLNDEAQLIDRLRTRLQDKRYLIVIDDLWSSGAWDVIKCLFVENNLGSRVITTTRNEDVARHCCSSFRGHVYKIKPLNNLDSKRLFHRRIFHTEDACPEQLKSVSDGIIKKCGGVPLAILSVASILASHEEVNSREIWEKIHNYLGLQLEANPGLGCMRHVLNLGYTDLSLDLKTCLLYLGIFPEDSEIFKDDLVKRWIAEGFIPEKHGYGGPEELAESYLSQLINKNMIQIGELDDCGHVLSCRVHDLMLEFIILKSREENFTTIINDPHSPSGHLAVRRLSLQVRNSDCNDLVENMDLTQARSFNFWGPAHCMPSLSKFQLVRVLHLDFYDSKRERYDAFSISSLFQLRYLRTRGARCKELLKQLRTLQKLKTLEIVDADDYLKLDVRELPSTLWYLIVPAGVDLIGGIGRMTSLRTLAEFEIILDDVDRMKSLGDLSNLRELQLFRCQYGIGDTCDSLLSSLRRLGSLQSLTIRGSLNVDVLTCWSPPPRHLQRLHVLECPFSTVSDWIAQLDMLRSLKVEVVSLQRDGVEVLARLTLLVHLRLHVTEHVPEEGVVVPGGVFPNLTDFCFRSLVPCLKFEAGAMPRVQSLTIQCYAQAARQSDGILDGIEHLRSLNACKVHIYKRRDFLSRFLRSRPPHVEELPTTWDMQSLEAAVRVAISKHPGSPDISISYV, encoded by the exons ATGGAGGGGGCGGTGGCGGGCGCTGTTGTGACGGGAGCGATGAGGACGCTCCTGCCCAAACTCGCCGCCTTGCTGGGGAAGAAGTACAAACTGTCGAGGGGCGTGGAGAAGCAGATCTCGTCCATGAAAGATGAGATGAGCAGCATGAATGCTCTGCTCTTGAAGCTGTCCGGGGTGGAGGATCTCGATGTGCAAGACAAGGAGTGGCGTGACAAGGTGCGTGAGCTCTCCTATGATATGGAAGACTGCATCGACATCTTTAGGCATGAGCTCGATGGCGGTACCGCCAAGGGCTGGTATAAGCGCAGGCTCAAGAAGCTCAAGTCGCGCTACAAGATTGGCAAGCGGATCGAAGAACTCAAGGCTCAG GCACTCTATGCAGATCCTGGCACCCTTGTCGGCATAGATGGCCCAAAAGGCAAGCTCGTGGAGTTGCTAAGGATGGAGGAGAACGCACCGCAACTGAAGGTGGTATCAGTTGTTGGATTTGGGGGCATGGGAAAGACAACCCTCACAAAACAAGTCTATGAGAAGATCAGGAGAGATTTCGATTGCACGGCCTTTGTGTCGGTGTCTCAAAATCCCAGCATGGTCAAAGTATTGTCAGATATACACAAAGGAGTTTGGAGCTGGGTGCCTTCAAGCCTGAATGACGAAGCCCAGCTCATCGACCGACTCAGGACACGTCTCCAAGACAAAAG ATACCTTATCGTAATTGATGATTTGTGGTCAAGTGGAGCCTGGGACGTTATTAAATGTTTATTTGTGGAAAATAATCTTGGCAGTAGAGTTATAACAACCACACGTAATGAAGATGTTGCTCGGCATTGCTGTTCTTCTTTCCGCGGCCATGTCTACAAGATCAAACCTCTTAATAATCTTGACTCAAAGAGATTATTTCATAGAAGGATTTTTCACACTGAAGATGCTTGTCCGGAGCAACTGAAGAGTGTTTCAGATGGAATTATAAAGAAATGTGGAGGGGTGCCATTAGCCATACTTAGTGTGGCCAGCATTTTGGCTAGCCATGAAGAGGTAAACTCAAGGGAAATCTGGGAGAAGATACATAATTATTTAGGTCTTCAACTGGAAGCAAACCCTGGTTTAGGGTGCATGAGACATGTGCTTAATCTTGGATATACAGATTTATCTCTGGACCTTAAGACCTGCTTGCTATATCTGGGAATTTTCCCAGAAGATTCTGAAATATTTAAGGACGATTTGGTGAAGAGATGGATAGCCGAGGGATTTATTCCTGAAAAGCATGGTTATGGTGGTCCAGAAGAGCTTGCAGAAAGTTACCTGAGTCAGCTCATCAATAAAAACATGATCCAGATAGGTGAGTTGGATGACTGCGGGCATGTCTTGTCTTGTCGGGTGCATGATTTAATGCTTGAATTTATCATATTGAAGTCCAGAGAAGAAAACTTTACTACTATAATCAATGACCCGCATAGCCCGAGCGGACATTTGGCGGTACGTCGGTTATCTCTCCAAGTCAGAAATTCAGATTGCAACGACCTTGTAGAAAACATGGATCTCACCCAAGCCAGGTCATTTAACTTTTGGGGTCCTGCCCATTGCATGCCTTCTCTCTCCAAGTTTCAACTTGTGCGAGTTCTACATCTTGATTTTTATGACTCCAAGAGAGAGCGGTACGATGCATTTTCCATAAGCAGCCTTTTTCAGCTGAGATATTTGAGGACCAGAGGCGCTCGGTGCAAGGAACTGCTGAAGCAACTGCGAACATTACAAAAATTGAAGACATTGGAGATAGTCGATGCAGATGATTATTTAAAGCTAGATGTTCGTGAGTTACCGTCGACGTTGTGGTATCTGATTGTCCCGGCAGGTGTGGATCTGATTGGTGGGATCGGCAGGATGACATCTCTCCGTACTTTGGCTGAATTCGAGATAATTCTGGATGATGTGGATAGAATGAAGAGTCTTGGTGATCTGAGCAATCTAAGGGAATTACAGCTATTCCGTTGCCAATATGGTATCGGAGATACTTGCGATTCTCTGCTCTCCTCCCTCCGCAGGCTGGGCAGCCTTCAGTCCCTAACTATCAGGGGTTCCCTCAACGTTGACGTCTTGACTTGTTGGTCCCCACCTCCACGCCATCTCCAGAGACTGCACGTGCTGGAATGCCCCTTCTCCACTGTCTCTGATTGGATCGCCCAGCTCGACATGCTCAGGAGCTTAAAAGTTGAAGTTGTGTCTCTGCAGAGGGATGGTGTTGAGGTTCTTGCCAGGCTGACCTTGCTGGTGCACCTTAGGTTGCACGTTACGGAGCATGTTCCGGAAGAAGGCGTGGTTGTTCCCGGTGGAGTGTTCCCAAATCTCACGGATTTTTGTTTCAGATCTCTAGTGCCTTGCCTCAAGTTCGAGGCAGGGGCAATGCCGAGGGTTCAGAGTCTCACCATACAGTGTTATGCACAAGCAGCCCGGCAAAGCGATGGTATACTTGATGGCATCGAGCACCTGCGGAGCCTCAATGCATGTAAGGTGCATATTTACAAGCGGAGGGACTTCCTTTCTAGGTTCCTACGTTCTCGACCGCCACACGTGGAGGAGCTTCCAACGACGTGGGACATGCAGAGTTTGGAGGCTGCCGTCAGGGTGGCCATCAGCAAACATCCTGGAAGCCCAGATATTAGCATATCATATGTGTAA
- the LOC125543050 gene encoding disease resistance protein RGA5-like isoform X1: protein MEGAVAGAVVTGAMRTLLPKLAALLGKKYKLSRGVEKQISSMKDEMSSMNALLLKLSGVEDLDVQDKEWRDKVRELSYDMEDCIDIFRHELDGGTAKGWYKRRLKKLKSRYKIGKRIEELKAQVVEARNCYSRYKLQERVGCARPQDHAKIDPRLQALYADPGTLVGIDGPKGKLVELLRMEENAPQLKVVSVVGFGGMGKTTLTKQVYEKIRRDFDCTAFVSVSQNPSMVKVLSDIHKGVWSWVPSSLNDEAQLIDRLRTRLQDKRYLIVIDDLWSSGAWDVIKCLFVENNLGSRVITTTRNEDVARHCCSSFRGHVYKIKPLNNLDSKRLFHRRIFHTEDACPEQLKSVSDGIIKKCGGVPLAILSVASILASHEEVNSREIWEKIHNYLGLQLEANPGLGCMRHVLNLGYTDLSLDLKTCLLYLGIFPEDSEIFKDDLVKRWIAEGFIPEKHGYGGPEELAESYLSQLINKNMIQIGELDDCGHVLSCRVHDLMLEFIILKSREENFTTIINDPHSPSGHLAVRRLSLQVRNSDCNDLVENMDLTQARSFNFWGPAHCMPSLSKFQLVRVLHLDFYDSKRERYDAFSISSLFQLRYLRTRGARCKELLKQLRTLQKLKTLEIVDADDYLKLDVRELPSTLWYLIVPAGVDLIGGIGRMTSLRTLAEFEIILDDVDRMKSLGDLSNLRELQLFRCQYGIGDTCDSLLSSLRRLGSLQSLTIRGSLNVDVLTCWSPPPRHLQRLHVLECPFSTVSDWIAQLDMLRSLKVEVVSLQRDGVEVLARLTLLVHLRLHVTEHVPEEGVVVPGGVFPNLTDFCFRSLVPCLKFEAGAMPRVQSLTIQCYAQAARQSDGILDGIEHLRSLNACKVHIYKRRDFLSRFLRSRPPHVEELPTTWDMQSLEAAVRVAISKHPGSPDISISYV from the exons ATGGAGGGGGCGGTGGCGGGCGCTGTTGTGACGGGAGCGATGAGGACGCTCCTGCCCAAACTCGCCGCCTTGCTGGGGAAGAAGTACAAACTGTCGAGGGGCGTGGAGAAGCAGATCTCGTCCATGAAAGATGAGATGAGCAGCATGAATGCTCTGCTCTTGAAGCTGTCCGGGGTGGAGGATCTCGATGTGCAAGACAAGGAGTGGCGTGACAAGGTGCGTGAGCTCTCCTATGATATGGAAGACTGCATCGACATCTTTAGGCATGAGCTCGATGGCGGTACCGCCAAGGGCTGGTATAAGCGCAGGCTCAAGAAGCTCAAGTCGCGCTACAAGATTGGCAAGCGGATCGAAGAACTCAAGGCTCAGGTGGTGGAAGCAAGAAATTGCTACAGTAGATATAAGTTGCAGGAGCGCGTTGGCTGTGCTCGGCCTCAGGACCATGCGAAAATTGACCCTCGTCTGCAGGCACTCTATGCAGATCCTGGCACCCTTGTCGGCATAGATGGCCCAAAAGGCAAGCTCGTGGAGTTGCTAAGGATGGAGGAGAACGCACCGCAACTGAAGGTGGTATCAGTTGTTGGATTTGGGGGCATGGGAAAGACAACCCTCACAAAACAAGTCTATGAGAAGATCAGGAGAGATTTCGATTGCACGGCCTTTGTGTCGGTGTCTCAAAATCCCAGCATGGTCAAAGTATTGTCAGATATACACAAAGGAGTTTGGAGCTGGGTGCCTTCAAGCCTGAATGACGAAGCCCAGCTCATCGACCGACTCAGGACACGTCTCCAAGACAAAAG ATACCTTATCGTAATTGATGATTTGTGGTCAAGTGGAGCCTGGGACGTTATTAAATGTTTATTTGTGGAAAATAATCTTGGCAGTAGAGTTATAACAACCACACGTAATGAAGATGTTGCTCGGCATTGCTGTTCTTCTTTCCGCGGCCATGTCTACAAGATCAAACCTCTTAATAATCTTGACTCAAAGAGATTATTTCATAGAAGGATTTTTCACACTGAAGATGCTTGTCCGGAGCAACTGAAGAGTGTTTCAGATGGAATTATAAAGAAATGTGGAGGGGTGCCATTAGCCATACTTAGTGTGGCCAGCATTTTGGCTAGCCATGAAGAGGTAAACTCAAGGGAAATCTGGGAGAAGATACATAATTATTTAGGTCTTCAACTGGAAGCAAACCCTGGTTTAGGGTGCATGAGACATGTGCTTAATCTTGGATATACAGATTTATCTCTGGACCTTAAGACCTGCTTGCTATATCTGGGAATTTTCCCAGAAGATTCTGAAATATTTAAGGACGATTTGGTGAAGAGATGGATAGCCGAGGGATTTATTCCTGAAAAGCATGGTTATGGTGGTCCAGAAGAGCTTGCAGAAAGTTACCTGAGTCAGCTCATCAATAAAAACATGATCCAGATAGGTGAGTTGGATGACTGCGGGCATGTCTTGTCTTGTCGGGTGCATGATTTAATGCTTGAATTTATCATATTGAAGTCCAGAGAAGAAAACTTTACTACTATAATCAATGACCCGCATAGCCCGAGCGGACATTTGGCGGTACGTCGGTTATCTCTCCAAGTCAGAAATTCAGATTGCAACGACCTTGTAGAAAACATGGATCTCACCCAAGCCAGGTCATTTAACTTTTGGGGTCCTGCCCATTGCATGCCTTCTCTCTCCAAGTTTCAACTTGTGCGAGTTCTACATCTTGATTTTTATGACTCCAAGAGAGAGCGGTACGATGCATTTTCCATAAGCAGCCTTTTTCAGCTGAGATATTTGAGGACCAGAGGCGCTCGGTGCAAGGAACTGCTGAAGCAACTGCGAACATTACAAAAATTGAAGACATTGGAGATAGTCGATGCAGATGATTATTTAAAGCTAGATGTTCGTGAGTTACCGTCGACGTTGTGGTATCTGATTGTCCCGGCAGGTGTGGATCTGATTGGTGGGATCGGCAGGATGACATCTCTCCGTACTTTGGCTGAATTCGAGATAATTCTGGATGATGTGGATAGAATGAAGAGTCTTGGTGATCTGAGCAATCTAAGGGAATTACAGCTATTCCGTTGCCAATATGGTATCGGAGATACTTGCGATTCTCTGCTCTCCTCCCTCCGCAGGCTGGGCAGCCTTCAGTCCCTAACTATCAGGGGTTCCCTCAACGTTGACGTCTTGACTTGTTGGTCCCCACCTCCACGCCATCTCCAGAGACTGCACGTGCTGGAATGCCCCTTCTCCACTGTCTCTGATTGGATCGCCCAGCTCGACATGCTCAGGAGCTTAAAAGTTGAAGTTGTGTCTCTGCAGAGGGATGGTGTTGAGGTTCTTGCCAGGCTGACCTTGCTGGTGCACCTTAGGTTGCACGTTACGGAGCATGTTCCGGAAGAAGGCGTGGTTGTTCCCGGTGGAGTGTTCCCAAATCTCACGGATTTTTGTTTCAGATCTCTAGTGCCTTGCCTCAAGTTCGAGGCAGGGGCAATGCCGAGGGTTCAGAGTCTCACCATACAGTGTTATGCACAAGCAGCCCGGCAAAGCGATGGTATACTTGATGGCATCGAGCACCTGCGGAGCCTCAATGCATGTAAGGTGCATATTTACAAGCGGAGGGACTTCCTTTCTAGGTTCCTACGTTCTCGACCGCCACACGTGGAGGAGCTTCCAACGACGTGGGACATGCAGAGTTTGGAGGCTGCCGTCAGGGTGGCCATCAGCAAACATCCTGGAAGCCCAGATATTAGCATATCATATGTGTAA